The following coding sequences lie in one Hoplias malabaricus isolate fHopMal1 chromosome 14, fHopMal1.hap1, whole genome shotgun sequence genomic window:
- the star gene encoding steroidogenic acute regulatory protein, mitochondrial, with amino-acid sequence MLPATFKLCAGISYRHMRNMTGLRRNAMMAIHHELSKLSGPGPSAWVRHVRRRSSLLCSRIEEESLSESEQCYVQQGQQALQKSICILSDQDGWQTEIETSTGDKVLSKVLPDIGKVFKLEVVLDQQPDDLYAELVENIEQMGEWNPNVKQVKILQKIGPDTMVTHEMAAETPGNVVGPRDFVSVRCNKRRGSTCFLAGMSTQHPNMPQQKGIVRAENGPTCIVLKPCTDDPNRTKFTWLLSLDLKGWIPKTVINRVLSQTQVDFANHLRHRMASNGGSEVAVAC; translated from the exons ATGCTGCCTGCAACATTTAAACTATGCGCCGGCATTTCCTACAGACACATGAGGAACATGACAG GTCTGAGGAGGAATGCAATGATGGCCATCCACCACGAGCTGAGCAAACTCTCAGGGCCTGGCCCCAGTGCCTGGGTCAGACACGTCCGCCGCAGGAGCTCGCTGCTCT gcagCAGGATCGAGGAGGAATCTCTGAGTGAATCCGAGCAGTGTTATGTCCAGCAGGGTCAGCAGGCTCTACAGAAGTCCATCTGCATCCTCAGTGACCAGGACGGCTGGCAAACGGAGATTGAGACT TCCACAGGCGACAAGGTTCTGAGTAAAGTTCTGCCGGACATCGGGAAGGTGTTTAAACTGGAGGTGGTTCTGGATCAGCAGCCGGACGATCTGTACGCGGAGCTGGTGGAGAACATCGAACAGATGGGGGAGTGGAACCCCAACGTCAAACAAGTGAAA attttGCAGAAGATCGGTCCGGACACGATGGTGACCCACGAGATGGCGGCCGAGACCCCGGGGAACGTGGTGGGTCCGCGGGATTTTGTGAGCGTTCGCTGTAACAAACGCAGAGGATCCACCTGCTTCCTGGCGGGAATGTCCACTCAGCATCCCAACATGCCTCAGCAGAAGGGCATAGTCAG GGCGGAGAACGGACCCACCTGCATCGTCCTGAAGCCCTGTACAGACGATCCGAACAGGACCAAGTTCACCTGGTTACTCAGCTTAGACCTAAAG GGTTGGATTCCAAAGACAGTCATCAACCGAGTCCTCTCTCAGACACAGGTGGACTTCGCTAATCACCTCCGACACAGAATGGCGTCCAACGGTGGCTCTGAGGTGGCGGTGGCCTGCTGA